The Apium graveolens cultivar Ventura unplaced genomic scaffold, ASM990537v1 ctg8416, whole genome shotgun sequence DNA segment CGGACAAAGTCTGTCGTTGGAATACAGGTGCTTGTTTTCATTGCGGAGAAGTAGGACATAAGATTTCGAATTATCCGCACAATCCGCCACCGCCACCAAGGAAGGAAGCATAACAAGATGGGCAAAGGACGTGTTTTCAGCTGACAGGAAATGACAACTATCGCAATTAAGGTATGATTTCTTTTCTTTAGTgacttatttaatttatttatgttatgtgaatttggggaccaaattcttttaaggagggaagaatgtaaaattcgtaattttatttttaatttatttattagaaattagatattaatttgtctagataaatattttaaaaattagaatattctgaaaacattttgtgcaaggtagttgatttgtgaaaagatttgttatttgtggaaataagtgtaagaataatttagaaaatcgaaatttttttagtttaggtaattgtgtgtatcaaatattttatttatggaatttacttggagaggttgtaaatctttaggaggaaatattattatttcctagttgagatatagggttttgtatcgttataaatacaccatattcgtattccttgtttttatcattaaaattcgtaggactttctcagcaaaaatcagctgtcttataaaattcgtagaaaattcatcgtaagtcagaattcagtgattctggacttttcagaaaggtcttttcgttatcttcagctttcgtgtttcgtgtttttcaagaaaatatcgtttagagggtcaaaaagagtaaattcagatctggtcaggctttgaggtaagtaccttttgacttacttttaaatttccgaaaagatatttcagttctgtttttaatttcatataagatataaaaactttgatttcgaaattataagatataagtatttgtgaattttagaacccagtctctacgtttttcgaaccgttcgtaatttacgctatagttccggaactagccttagatacccttagtaggcgcacaagtgtgcaactttagatacctattaagggcgcgtaattattgaactttagatgccgaccactggcaaagtgtggtataaagaataagaataagaattagatgccggctactggcaaagtgtggccgtagatcaagactgtggtatttataagaattatcgtttcgttctgttttattctgctcagatctgttataaaatctgtactgttataaattctgctctgttctgttttaaattctgaattttaaaatataaaactttgggttggatttattttagaaaatgttttacaaaattattattgttttaagaaaaatcgttttatcaaaacacccattgtttttctgtttaaaagttagtcaatttgtacttgctgagctgtgtagctcaccccttttaacatttcaggttcggaatttggagcatattaagattaaggaatgagaactatgtggagatctgtgctgcttcgttttgtgctatttgaattagaataaagattttgtttttagagaataaatttaattatctgttagacaattattatcggatttgtggagttgcgtctctatttttatgattttgattattgcgtttgaccgctgctttgaatttcgtgatctattagaattatcgagtaataatatattttatttttagttttcgatttagaatttaatagtccggaagtgcgggctgttacaatTTGTAACTCAAATAAATCCAAAATTCAACTACCGGTGCAACTCATATAAATACGAAACTATAAACCCATTATTCAACTACAAATACAACTCAAAGAAATCTCAACCAGATACCTCAATTACATTTGCAACTCAAAGAAATCTCAAATGCAACACATTTCATATTATGTTGTTATAAAAAGCAAGATACAATGTTATTTGTAACTTTTTATGAAACTACTTATGCAATCCTAATATAACATGTTTAATGCAACCTTATATACATGTTTTAAACCTAGAATTCAACAACATATGCAACTATAAAAATTACAAGATTATTAATATCTAATATAACCATTATGTAACTCTAAATGTAATCTCACCATAACTGTAAATTAACTTTATAGAAAAATTTAAACCTAGATTTCAACCACCTATGCaactttaaaaattaaaaatttaccTAATACATAAATTATGTAACTTTAGATGTAACCGCAAATGTTACAGTCTTACTCAAGCTTCTAAAACCCAATTATGGAATTGGTGAACCTCTAAACAATTACTCAAATGTTATTGTGATCAGTGTTGATATACTTGGGGTATGTATGATCAGACATAAAAATAGCATTGATGAAAAAAATAACTTAAAGATGCTAACTAATTGCTCTGACGAGGCCATTGGTTATGATTTTGATGATGATCATTATCATAGGTACTTTAACTAATCCCTATTGTGTGCTTACTTATCAATTACCGCATTGCATATCATTTTATTGTTTTAATACTTGGAACAATCAACTACTAATTATGGTTTTACCTATTTGACACTCTTGTTCATGGGAGATTACTGTATCAGAATCTGAAACGTGACCCTCTTCTAAGGAATCTTTTGCATAACATAACTTGTTATTGTGATCAGTGTTGAGATACTTGGCATAAACTGAAGTATCTCTTATCCAAAGGTAAAGATGAAGGTTGTATTTGCAACCATACCtacaactgctagcaaccatatatgcaaccacaaatgcaaatttgaaaaaatatgtTGAAAATTACATTTAGTTGCAAAATAAGTTGCAAGTGGTTGCAAATGACGGAAAATAAGTGCGCCTGCAGGGCCAATACTAATATCACAAAAGTAACCATGAAATCAACTAAAATCAGAGCAAAAATCGCCTGAAcgcaaccaaaatccatcctctTCAATCTTCCTCTTTCCACTTCCCGTCAATACCAAACCTCTTCTCCACTTTTTATCATCTCAAACATGCTCAAAGCATCTTCAAACCTCCTAACCTGAAAATACCCGATAACCATTGCATTCCAAAAAACAACATCTGTCACCTTTATACTCTCAGTCACTTTACTCACATCATCCATCAACTCACACTTTGCATTCATATCCACAATAGCATTCCCCACAAACACATCATGAGAAAGCCCACTCCGAAGCGCATACCCGTGAACCTCCTTCCTTCATCTCCTCCACACTTTCTCAACCCCACAAGCAGGAAGAACATTAACAAGACTAACCACATCCACCATCACACCAAACTCCCCCTTCTCCCCACCTCTCAAACAACCTCAACACACCCTTAACATCCCCTACTCTACACGTACACAGCCACAATCGAATTCCATGAAACAACATCCTCAACCCCTATATGACACATATCATCAAATACCTTCCGCGCATCCCTCAAAACCCCACTCTTAAAATACATCATCGTAAGAACATTACAAACAAACACATTACACTCCACAAACCCTTTCTTAACCACAACCCATGAACGCAAAATCCCAAAAACCCATCCCCCTAATCTTAAAGTCTGCATTTAAATCACTAAGCACTACAAGGAAAATCGGCTCACACAACGGTTTTTGCCCGTTATCTGATACCCTGAAAAACCGTTGACTATTGAGCCGCCTCTCTTACATGGATCAGACAACGGGaaaaaactgttgtgtgaatGAGCACAGACAACGACCAGAGTAGTAAACCTGTTGTGTTACATCCAGAATAGACAACGCATTCTTGTAACTTATATTGTAAACATCTGTATTAGTCAAGTGTTCTGGAAACGGTTGTGTAGTGTGTCCATAATAATATAAGAACAAAACAAGTAATACAACTCTTATTGTCCTCAAATGGTTGTTCTACAGATCAACACACAACACAAATGAATTAAATAGCTCTTGTAGTAAAATTCTACAGACAACACTTGCATTTTGTTTTGTGTTGTAGGAACTCTTCTCATACAAGATTTGTCCTATTTCTTGTGTTGTGTGATTTAGTTTCACACTTGTCTTTTAGTTTACAATGTGTTGAGTTAGTGTTTaagatatgattttttttataacaAATGGTGTTGTCTGAACATAATTAGTTTTATAGAGAAGGGTTTTTTATTCAGTTTGGTATTGTGCGAAAGTCAATATAACAAGCTTTTAGTTTTTGAAATTATTGTGTCAAACAAACTATAACAATGTTTTAACTGGATAACTTACGGGCTAAAATCCCCTCAGACAATGGTTTCCAAATGCAAAGCAAATAAAACAACATTGTAAAATTAATATGCCATCAAATTTAAAATCCAAAGAAAAACCATTGAGATTACAATCAAGTCATCACACCATTACACTAGCAAACAACCAACCCTCCATTACTCCAGCAATCAACCAACCATCCATTACACCATTTCAACTAAAAACCAACTAAGTATAACCAAGTTCTATCTTAAGAAAAAAGACCATTCGAGTACATGTACTTCGGGACTCTATATTGCTTGTTAAAacatataaaaatgaaaaatctGAGTTAACTTTCTTTAGAAATTCAGGTGACATTTACATGTGCAAACACACATGACGCTTTCTCTAGTATACGCACTAATATGCCAACTATAAATACCTTTTTGCTCAACTATATCCAACTATATTTTCCAATGAATTTTTAGCTTTTGAATCCCCTGTAATAGGTTCATATCATCAATAAATTTTGATTTCCATGGCTTGAAGATTAATAATTGATTTTCCTGTGGTTGGCAGTTGTCCAAGACATTCTCGTGGTCTTTGCTCTCGGGTCTTATTTTGTCCGGCAAATTCCAATAGAGAAACAAAAATATTAAGCTCCTCGTGACTAAAACTTCCTCTCTTCATAAATTCAATTCCATGTAtcaatttatgcaaataataaaatACTTCAGGTTTAATTTAAAACAAAAAGTTCAAACCTAATGATCACTTTTACAAACTCCATTTTCTTCTAGCAGTTATCTTTGTACAGTTCACACAAGAATCTTCAATACACTCTTCAACGATACCAACTTGGCAATCTTTGGTTAGTCAAGTTCAACCTGCAAAAAAGTATATGTTGTTGATACACGAGAGTTGTGTAAGCTTCTATTTTATTTTGTATTCACAAGACAATTAATAAAGACCTCCACCAAATCACAAGATTCGACACACCTTCTAACCCATCACTCACATCTTGTCTTCTATGTTCCTGGTGTGGATGTTGGCTTCCAACAAGTATCATCCTTTCTATTGAGACAATACCCCTACAACAGTTGCAACTCTAGATAACTTCTTTCCTCCTCTAGCAACAATCTATACATGGGCTTGGTTAAACATATCAACAAAGTTTATATAATCTCTCCGCATCCCATTCAAACTTGTTTACCAGGTACTACAAACAACCAATAGTTTGATAAAAATAGAACAAAGTTAAGATACATGCAATCTTGAATCATAGTACTTGCAAAACCAATAATTTCTTAAATCAATCATATAACTTTGTTTAGAATAGACAGCATGAAAATTTATTTAATCTGAAgcaaaaaatattaattaaaagcAATAAAATCAAGATAAGAACAAATCATATATTAAAAGCATCCAAAAATCAAGAATCTATtgaaataaaatatgtgaattgagcaatcatataactaaaatttatCCAGCAGCTAAGAAAACATACATACACTGATAAGAGTGAGCaatcaaaaattaattaatatcataGGACCACCTGCAAAATGGATGAAATAAAAATTGCAGTATAAAATTACATGACATAACAAATTAGTAGGTTTTTAATACTAATACATTAATTGAACATATGAGCTCCTTTAATAATATATGAAAAGAATATAAAACCCAAGGCAATGaaaataaaatcatttaaaaaagaAATAAGACAAGTGTATACCTTTAACCCAAAAATCGAACTAGGGTTTGCGTTTGAAATCGAGCTTTTGAATAACTCGAGTTAGGGGTTAGTTTCTAAGATTTGAATTGGAGTTTGGGTTTGGATTTAGAGAGGTGAGAGGTTAGAGTAAATTGAGGTGTTAAAAATTAGGTTTTAATTACACAGATGGTGTGATGGAAAGAGAGGCCGCATAGGAAGTTCAAAgaagagaacatgagagaaaggGAGTTACAGCTTAGAGAGGGAGATGGACTACCATGTAAAGGGGAAATGAGTGAACAAAAGATGGGGAGATAGAGAGAGAGATCCATGAGAAGGGGGAGTTGGGACAGAAAGAATGgggagatggagagagagagtCAGTGATGAGAAGGGAGAGTTGGGAGAGAGAGAACAGGGAAAATAGAGGGGTGAGAGCAGACACCGATGAGAAGGATATAAACGGGGTTAACAAAATGGGGGGAGATATAAGGGggaaataaaattttcacttgGGGGCAAACTAAAAATAGAGGAGATGGAATGAAAAAATGGCCTAAAAAGTGAAATTTGGGTGAAGGGGGAAATGAAAATTTAAACAAGGGGAAAATGAAAAAGTGGGGTTTAAGGTGAAATAGGGGTAAAtagatatttttttattatatgtattattttataatttttttactttattttataagaagataatcaaaattaatatatcttaacatccgtatggttggatcgtcgaaaaatttatttaaataatcatttTGTTAATGAGGAACGTGTCTAGTTTGAGAAAGTAGTACTTCAACTAGAATCTTCTTGTAAAGTTATGCAagatatttttttgaatttataaattattacataaaatttatatTACATATTAATGTAATAAAATTCAATCTAACATTTTCATTAATTTATAATTCACTTaaacaaatatatattaatatccatatggttagatattagaaaaaaatcatttcaaaaaattattttgttaagCAGGAACGAAATCCATTTTAGGAACTACCACTTTCACTACATTTTCGTTATAATTTCAAGAAAgatatatttgaaaattttaaaatattttttaagtgaATAAAATCAATATATATTAACATCAACAGTTTAAGGAATATATATTAACAAAGTCAATAAATATATGGCATTAAAAATAATTGTCTGAAATTTAAAATGTGTTGTCTTAACAAAAGTCACACAACAGTTTTTAATATAAAACAATTGTGGGATGTAATATCAACCAAATAAAtagtgccaaattcatacaaCGGTTTATAACCAAAAAAGGTTATTTAAAAACAATGTCAATAACGGTTTCCAAGAAAAAAACCGTTGTTGAATCACACAACGGTATTTTTAAAAAGCCTGTTGTACATAGTTTATACGACAACGTctgagaaaaatcattttaaaaaattaatcctgtaaatcgggaacgagtctcgttgtcgggaggggtacttttaccagatgtttctaatcatggcatgcaaaatgaattttaaattttttaataatttgttcttatgactaaaatctatatatcttaacatccgtacggttggatcgtcgaaaaatcattttaaaaaattaatcctgtaaatcgggaacgagtctcgttgtcgggaggggtacttttaccagatttttctaatcctggcatgcaaatgaatttcaaattttttaataattttttcttatgactaaaatcgatatatcctaacatccgtacggttggatcatcgaaaaatgcttttcaaaaattaatcctgtaaatcgggaacgagtctcgttgtcgagatgggtacttttaccagatttttctaatcctgacattcgagatgaatttcaaattttttaatacttttttcatgtgactaaaatgagtatttcttaacatccgtacggttggatcgtcgaaaaatcattttaaaaaattaatcctgtaaatcgggaacgagtctcgttgtcgggaggggtac contains these protein-coding regions:
- the LOC141704921 gene encoding pentatricopeptide repeat-containing protein At5g16860-like — translated: MQTLRLGGWVFGILRSWVVVKKGFVECNVFVCNVLTMMYFKSGVLRDARKVFDDMCHIGVEDVVSWNSIVAVKEVHGYALRSGLSHDVFVGNAIVDMNAKCELMDDVSKVTESIKVTDVVFWNAMVIGYFQVRRFEDALSMFEMIKSGEEVWY